Sequence from the Planctomycetia bacterium genome:
CTTATGTGTTTCAGATCAATACGCAGGCTTGGAAATTGCTTTGTGAAGGGCAGGGGATTGCTGCAGCAGACTTGAACCGGGGTAATTATGACGGACTGCTCTTGCCCTACAGTCAAATGCACATGCCTTCGCCAACTCAAGAAGAAGTTCTGAAACTATTGGAGCGACATGGCATCGATGCGAAGCAACTCGTCACGGTTGAACAGACTTTGCAGCAATGGAACTTGCAACTCCAGGAAATGTCCCATTACTTTCAGTTACAAGAGGTCCCCTTATGAAAGCCAAACTGTCCTACGAATGCCTCACCCCGGAAGAACGGTTTCGACTCATCCTGGCAGCAGGAAGTCGCAACGATGATACGGAGCGTGAACGACTGTCAAAGGCAAGCCAACCTCGCACTATCTCGATGTCCGATCACTGGCCATATGCTCAGGCATTCCTGGAACTGTCAGACTTTACTTATCTGAAACTCTTCAACCTGGCGGTTACCTATCTCGATTGCCTGCTTCATCAGAAGGCCACCAATAGCAGCGCAAGTGATCCTGCTGAAATAGTCAATGAAGATAGATGCGAACATCTCGACCAGTTTCTGGTGCTCGGCTATCACCTGCGAACCTATTACGCTGGTTGGGAGTTGTTCTGTCAGCAAATGAGTCTGCCAGCTCAGTTGCTCTGGGAGAAAAATCCTGGCATCGAACGGTTACAACAGGCACTGGAGTTATGTCAGGAAGCCGCATTGACGGTGGAAGGTTACCACGCGTGGATGTGCCGTCGACATTCGGTCGAACCGCCATCGGTTAGCAGCCTGTGCCGTGTGCCTGAGATCATCCAACAAGAGTATGAAGAAACCTATCAGGAGCGAAAACGCTGGTGGCAGGGCATGTGCTAAATGTAAATGGAACACTTTTTATGAGAGAAAGATGAATCCTGACAGATTCGAATCAATCGGCTTGGCGAAAAAGGCCATAAAACAACGGGTATTCGCATAGTTTGTCGATCTTCGATTCGTTTGGAACACTTCTGTCACTTTTTTGAAAGTGTTCCATTTTGTTCCATTTTGTTCCATTTGCAGAGACATAGGCGGGGCGCAAAAGTCTGAAATGTGTAACAAAACGTAACATTTTGTAACATTCTCGGAGGTTACGGTACTCGTTTGCAGCCTGCTGTTTCGCTGTGTTGGTGTTGGGGTTCCCGGAGAAGTGGGGGAGCGAGAAGTTTCTTGGTCAAAGGTTGTGAAATGATAATGATTGCTCCATCATTGTGGCTAGGTTAAATTGCAGTGCAACGGAAACTGGAACTTCTATATGTGGCACACTGCTGATGGCTTGCGAGTCCTCACTGCACAAGAGTGGAAGGTGTTTACATTAGGTCTTGATCTGCTTTGGTCGTTACTGGACGCTGATCTGCAGAATGGTACAGAATCCAGGTTAACTGACGTTGAGGTATTTGAGTCCCTGTCGCATCCGCAGAAGATTCTGATACTGAGCCAGGTGGCAGAGGCTCTACATGAGAGCGCTGTGCCCGCGCCTCCTGACCATCCTTATTATAATGCAGCCGCTCAAGCTGTTATCCAGATCATGCAAGGGATGCTACACGATGAAATTGAATATGGTGAGTCCGATGACAATCAGCAAGCCTTATGGCAAGTCTTCGACTGGAATGCAATGAGATCATGGGAGCCTAAATCCATCAAGAAGATGAAGCGGAAGGATTGGGATAGTCTCGTGCGTATGTTTGAAGAAAGTATTGTGGACGGGGATCACGAGCTTGCAGCCCTGGTTATGGATAAATCTCCCGAACAAGCAGCCGCCTTCAAGCAGATCATGGGGATTGATTCAGATTATTACACGGCGATTCCGCCAGAACCGACTGAAGAAATGCTCTCCCAGGCACAAGCTACCTTGACACGGCTCCTTCGATCTTAGTCCACTCTTTTGGTGCTGGCGTAATATCTCCAGGTTGTGAGTAGCCTCCTGATTCTCTGGATCATGAGTTAGTATCTCCTGCAGCAGTTGGCGTGCTTCTTTCCCGTCCTCAACAACATCGACCTGCTCATGATCCTCGGCTACGACTTCAAATCCGCCGTCAGCATCCTGACGCGGATGTACGACCAGCATCGTTCGCGGTTGCCGCACATCGAATTGCCCACTGCATCAAAATAAAGAGACTGTTCTTCCACCTGACCTCTGGGATCGTACCTTGTCCCTTACAACACTCTGATCATATTTTTTCACCATTGGTACCCGGCACGGGGACAACTATTGCACCTCATGCTATCTATTCTTAATAAATATCCTCTTCATATTGTAATCGATAATAAATTTGTGCTTTTCTATAATATCACATCCAATTATCCCATCAATATGATCAATGTTCCTCAATTCATATGATTTGTTGATGTATGACAAATCAAGTGACATAAAGTATGATTTCTTCATGTTAACTCCACCAATTATTGCAATACTTGTTTCACAGACGTGGCTTACATTAGATGTTCCAAGTAGATCTGAACCTAATACTCCATCAATTCTTTTCCATTTAAAATTCCTGTCCTTTAGCAATGTTGAATTTAAGTAAGAGTCAGCAGCGCCTGTATCAACCAACATATTGTAATATTTATCATTGCATCTCATTGATATTATCATCTGTTTCGCCTTGTTAATTTTAGGATAATTAACCACATACCCATTATTAAAATATCTAATAGATTCGGCGTCAATAGAATTGAGCAGCAGTATGTAAAAAATCAATGAAATTGCAGTTTCCATAACCTCTCTCCTTTCCGCAAGGTTTAACTTTTATTATTGTGGTATTTTTTCCGCCTCATGTGGTATTCGTTTTGGTGGGTGTTTTTCGTAATTTGGCACAGAAGGATTTGGATTAGGATCACCTGGAACGATTGGCATTATAGGGAAAAAGGGAATAGGGAACGGTGTCGGCAGTATTGGCGGCAATTGCACAGGTGGTGGCAATCTTCGAGCCGGTCCATCTGGATTTTTTTTTGGCAATTTGGGCCATGGCTCTAAAGGTGCTGTTACACGTATTTGGAGAAGTATTGCATGCATAAATGATATTCCAATAAGTGAAGCACCAACGGGTGGGCCTGTTGGTGGAGGTACTGGTGTTGGGAATGGAGAGCCATTAGGATTGCCAACTCATCCAGGTGTTGGACCTCCGCAAGTTAATCAAACCATTCTTCCATTATTGCCAGATCCCACCATCGACATTCGAGGATGGGACGTTTTTGATGATTGGGTTTTTAAGAGAATAGACGGAGGATGGATTTTTATCGATCCAGGCCTATAATTTATTAAGTAATGGAAGCGATTTGTATGCGGGTGGCGAAATTGGCAAGCTTATGTTTAGAGAACATAAGGAGCTAATAATTCGTGCTTTCAACCCACTTAATCCATCTTGGTTTGCGGCGCTCACAAGTTAAACACAAAGATCTCTTTTGAACTTAGAGCGTTATTTCTAATGAGTGTCCATGTTATGAGTGCCATTAAAGCATATAAACAATATATTCAATCGAAGTATCACTGCGATGCATGGTACTTCGACTCAAAAGATATTCATAGTTTAATTGTTATTCATATGTTTACATTATCCAATCACCCTTTCTCTAAAGCGTGTTATATTATTGATGCACAAGGAATCTGTAGCGATGGTTTTTTTACGATATTAGAGTCTAGTGATGTTAAAGACTTTCATGATGCTGCATCGCGCATGATTACAGGAGAGCTACTTCAAAGTAAGATAGACAAATTTAACAAAAGATTTGAAAACGAAACATTCAACGGAACGATTACAACTAGCGTTGAAAATATAATTAGAGAATACAATTTAGCCATTGGATTGAGAAAATACCCATTGAAGCCTTCGGCTCCAGATAATCAAGTTATAACTTGAAATTATTACCTTAAGTGTAATCAACCGTCAGGTACAATAGTGGCCGAAAAGCCAGAACTGACAAAGAGACACGAAGGCCATTTACGAATAAACATGAGAGCGCGACTGAATCAAATCTTGTCAACGACAGGCGAGTGTCTTCCATCTCACGTTGCTCGGCGGCGGTAGCTCTTCAAAAGGCCGCCCAGCCGAAGCCTAGAACTTCTCTAATATGTGGCGATTGTCAGCAATCCATTCCATTGTAACCCATTAATCAGCAATACCATCGGCTGATGAAAAATTCTCTCTTCCTCAGGGCAGATAGTTCGCAAACGCCCTCTATAAGGAGGATTGTTAGTTCGTGCCGTGGACAGCACTTCTTCGTCACACATCGATCAGCCCGATTGTGGGAAGATTACGAAGGAAATACAGGGAAAACAGAAGATAGTGGTATTTCACTTACGGAACAGCGCCGTAATAGAAATTCGCAGGGTTGCTTGACCGGTACGCATTGAACTGATCAAAGGTCAGATTCCATTGATCGATTTGCGTAACATGCGGCATGGGGGATGGCGCCTCGTCGGCTTCCCCCAGAATAATAGGCGTGAATCGGTTTCTGATCATCCGAATCGCCGCCTGTCCAACAGTCTGATCGCCATAGAAGTGATCCATGGCGAATTGCGCCGAGGGGTTGGTGACCCAATGCCCGCCTTCATAGAACCTGAGCTGCTGCACGAACCCGATCACACCATTTTGACGTCGCGGTCCGAGGTGAATCCGCCGTATCTGAACACCGGCGAGAAAGTTCTTCATCTTCACGTCACGCACCCCTCGTTCGTGACACTGATCCTTTTTGATGCTAAAATGGCTCTCGACATAATCCTGCGTGTGGACCGATTTCTTCACCCTGACGGCATACAAAAAGGTGTCGGTCGCCAGGAACAGGCCGGTCGCTTGCGGGACTCCGGAAACCGATGCCTTGGCAATCATGACCGGAAGCTTTTTATTAGCATCGCGCAACATCCGAAAATTCCACTTGCTCAGATTGCGTACCGTTTCCGTCGCCGGCAGCGTGGGCAGGGAGTAGATGTTCTGGTCCTCGATCAACGGAAAGCCCACGGGAATCGAAACGTCGGCAGCAACACTGTTTACGGAGTAAAGGCAGTTGTCGCCAGAGGCGCCACGCGCATAGAGCTTGGAACCGACAACAGGATCACTGAATGGATGCCAGGGCTGATTCATATTCATGACGCCGAGGTCAGCGCGCGCCTTCGCACCGCCATGCAGGCAGACCGTCTCGAACGGACGGGTGTCACCACGGTAGGCAATCGCGACATCAATCGGCCTGCCGCTCTTCTGGACGCTGATCCGATCGAGAAACATATTCCTGGCGAGAGGGTCTGACGAGCCCACTCGCGTGTAGGGCATCTCTTTGAAGCCGACTTTCAGCAGCTTGGTCAGCATGGTGCGATAGTGACCGGGTCGCGCATTCAAATCCCTTGGTTCGGGTATTACCTGAATGAGCGCGGCGGCGACCCGGTTGGCTTCGGTCATCTGCTGGGTCGATGTCATCGCCGCGATATTCACGGGGAACAGGGGGGCGAGGACATCCGCGATCACTTCCTTGAGCGCTCGGTCGTCACGGTTATTAATCGCGATTTCCTTCCAGAAATAGGCAAACCACCAGCCAAAGCCCCATTCTCTGCTGTTGTCATAGATCGTGTTGGCATCACGCACTTGCGACCACAGCTTGCCTTTGATCCAGTCACCATAGGCCATACGTTACCTAGCTTTCTTGTATTCGACCACGACGATGCCCGAGAAGTGTAGCTTTTCTGAGAAGCAGTGACAATCATGAAATCAGGAAATCGGTGAAGTTGAAGTCCGTCAGGTACAATAGTGACCGAAAAGCCAGAACTGAACAAAGAGACACGAAGGCCATTTACGAATAAACATGAGAGCGCGACTGAATCAAATCTTGTCAACGACAGGCGAGTGGCTTCCATCTCACGCCTCTCGGCGCTCGTAGCTGCTCAGAAGCCTGCTAAAAAAGGGGGTTGCATGAACCTCTCTAATACAGCCTGCTTAACAGCCAGCCCCTCCGGAGAGATATCTTGGCGACAAACCTCTCTCCCTCACCGAAAGAGATAGGTGAACCAGTTAACACCGATTTTTAGACCCATTCCATAACTCATTATGCCACAGTATGTTGGGCCGACATCATTTCTCTCTACACCATGCAGAAAACATCTTGAAGCGCGCCCTATTTCATCCCATGCGTTCGCGCGTTCTCCTATCCACATCGCTCTTGGCTGTCGGCTCTGCACTCGGGTGGTTGGTCGCATCTGGACGAATCGCCGAGGTCATTGCCCACGAATCGAAGCCTCAAGCGAAAGGTGATGCTTCTGCGAGTTTCGATCGCACCGTGCTACCGATAGCTTCGCCCCCGTTCAGCGGCAAAATCGGCATGGATATTGGCTCGGCCCGTGGACTTCACCTAAAAGTTGCCGTATAAGTTCACTGGTAAGATCGAGAGTGTGGTCATCGACATGAAATAACTTGTCATTGATCTTGAGGACGGGATTGTTTCCCGGACCGCGTTCCCAACCCGATCTTGACTCAACCCAAGGTTTCATCCCATGCGTTCGCGCGTTCTCCTATCCACATCGCTCTTGGCTGTCGGCTGTGCACTCGGGTGGTTGGTCGCATCTGGACGAATCGCCGAGGTCACCGCCCGCGAATCGAAGCCTCAAGCGAAAGGTGATGCTTCTGCGAGTTTCGATCGCACCGTGCTACCGATCGCTTCGCCCCCGTTCAGCGGCAAAGTCGGCAACACTTATAAGGACTCTATAGAGGCTTGGCCGGTGTTGCCGTCGGCCCCGAAAGGGGCACCGAACGTCGTGGTGATCTTGCTCGACGATGTCGGTTACGGGCAGATCAGCACGTTCGGCGGGCCAGTGCCGACGCCAGCGCTGGATAAGTTGGCGGCGGATGGGCTCAAGTATACCCGGTTCCATACGACAGCGATCTGTGGCCCGTCCCGGGCGGCCCTGATCACGGGCCGGAACCACCACAATTGCGCCACCGGGTTTCTGGCTGAGTGGGCCACCGGTTTCGATAGTTACAACAACCTGATCCCGCGGACCACTGCAACGATGGGCCGTATTTTGCGCGATAACGGTTACTCGACGTCCTGGCTTGGCAAGAACCACAATACGCCCGACTGGGAAAGTAGCATCGCCGGTCCTTTCGACCGATGGCCGACTGGTCTGGGATTCGACTACTTCTATGGGTTCATCGGCGGCGAGACGCACCAGTATTACCCGGTGATTTTCGAGAACCAGACGCCG
This genomic interval carries:
- a CDS encoding aspartyl protease family protein; translated protein: METAISLIFYILLLNSIDAESIRYFNNGYVVNYPKINKAKQMIISMRCNDKYYNMLVDTGAADSYLNSTLLKDRNFKWKRIDGVLGSDLLGTSNVSHVCETSIAIIGGVNMKKSYFMSLDLSYINKSYELRNIDHIDGIIGCDIIEKHKFIIDYNMKRIFIKNR